A stretch of DNA from Natronoarchaeum philippinense:
GGCGTCGCGGATCTCCTCTGCGAACCGGCGGGTGAGTCGCTCTTTCTCGTCGTCGCTGAGCGACTTCGGATCGACGGCGACGCCGCCTTTCGCGCCGCCGAAGGGCAGGTCCATCACCGCGCACTTCCACGTCATCCACATCCCGAGGCCGACGCACTCGTCGCGGGTCACCTCGGGATGGTATCGCAGGCCGCCTTTGAACGGCCCGCGGACGCTGTCGTGTTGGGCGCGGTAGCCGGTAAAGACCTCGACCGAGCCGTCGTCGCGCTCGATCGGCACCGTGACCTCGTAGACTGTCGCCGGATGTTCGAGCCGCTCGACGACGTTCGGGTCGACATCGAGATGAGTGGCCGCGCGTTCGAGTTGCTTCCGTGCCGTCTCGACCGCAGACTCCGGCTCGGACGACGCCGACGATGCCGCCGGCTCCTCGTGGGCGGCGCCAACGTTGGGAGTCACGCTACTCCAGTGGCACCTGTCGATTGCGCATCTCGCCGCCACATTCCGGACACTGGTCCGGGTTGGCCGCCGAGTGAACGATCGTGCCGCACTGGAAGCATTCGTACGGGCTCTCCTCGTTAGGGTCGACTTTGACGTCTTTCATGGGTAGTCACGAGCGCCGACCTCGCCGTGGCGCTCTGCAAGGGAATACTAATTGTATAAGGGAATAATCAGTGGTTGGCCATCAAACCCT
This window harbors:
- a CDS encoding rubrerythrin-like domain-containing protein; the protein is MKDVKVDPNEESPYECFQCGTIVHSAANPDQCPECGGEMRNRQVPLE